Proteins from one Bradyrhizobium sp. CB82 genomic window:
- a CDS encoding Ku protein has protein sequence MAPRANWKGFLRLSLVTCPVALYPATSESEKISFNQLNRQTGHRIKYLKIDADTGDEVPNEDIVKGYQLEKDQFIEVTKEELEEIALESTRTIEIDEFVDKADIDPRYLIRPYYLRPDGKVGHDAYAVIRETIREMDKVAIGRVVLTNREHVIALEPMDKGLVGTLLRYPYEVRSEQEYFEDIQQVKLTKDMLDLAKHIVNQKIGRFDPEKFEDHYETALIDLINQKRAGKPITPKSKPASTNVVDLMEALRRSVGKEATPAKAARPGKKPRKTSSGQKEMLMPIEGKKPKEAAAKKPAARPQRKSA, from the coding sequence ATGGCCCCCCGAGCCAATTGGAAAGGCTTCCTGCGTCTGTCTCTTGTGACGTGCCCCGTGGCCCTCTATCCGGCCACCTCAGAGTCCGAGAAAATCTCGTTCAACCAGCTTAACCGGCAGACCGGCCATCGCATCAAGTACCTGAAGATCGACGCCGACACCGGCGACGAGGTCCCCAACGAGGACATCGTCAAGGGCTATCAGCTCGAGAAGGACCAGTTCATCGAGGTGACCAAAGAAGAGCTTGAGGAGATCGCGCTGGAGTCGACGCGCACCATCGAGATCGACGAGTTCGTGGACAAGGCTGATATCGATCCGCGCTATCTCATTCGCCCCTACTACCTGCGGCCGGATGGCAAGGTCGGGCACGATGCCTACGCCGTGATCCGCGAGACCATCCGCGAGATGGACAAGGTCGCGATAGGTCGGGTCGTACTCACCAATCGCGAGCACGTCATCGCGCTGGAGCCGATGGACAAGGGCCTCGTCGGCACGCTGCTCCGCTACCCCTACGAAGTCCGATCGGAGCAGGAGTATTTCGAGGATATCCAGCAGGTGAAGCTGACGAAGGACATGCTGGACCTCGCGAAGCATATCGTGAACCAGAAGATTGGGCGGTTCGATCCGGAGAAGTTCGAGGACCACTACGAGACCGCGCTGATCGATCTCATCAACCAGAAGCGCGCCGGCAAGCCCATCACTCCGAAGTCCAAGCCGGCCTCAACCAACGTCGTCGACCTGATGGAGGCGCTACGCCGGTCGGTCGGCAAGGAGGCCACGCCGGCGAAGGCGGCCAGGCCCGGCAAGAAGCCCCGCAAGACGTCGAGCGGCCAGAAGGAAATGCTGATGCCGATCGAGGGCAAGAAGCCGAAGGAAGCGGCAGCGAAGAAGCCGGCGGCGAGGCCGCAGCGGAAGTCGGCGTAG
- a CDS encoding cupin domain-containing protein — translation MGLRFIFMLTRNDRTVEDAPEQLKTALSLGVRHIGFKDIGLPIDRLKVLNQAIKADGATSYLEVVSLDQQSEIVSAKAAVDIGVDVLLGGTRVDDVLPILAGTDIQYCPFPGRITGHPSVLEGSIEEIVESAKALTAREGVHGLDLLAYRSKENVPALIKAVCAAVSKPVYVAGSIDTPERIAALKDAGAAGFTIGTAALDGKYPADDKDVALQLGAIIRDVATLNRHLSPLHKKNLANSFGQFKETWSPKIAGQINGMQIKLAKFAGEFAWRFHRSSDELFLVHKGRLLMKFRDRDEIIEQGEFIVVPHGVEHCPVALDDICEVVLLEPGTSMDAGTAHDVKG, via the coding sequence ATGGGCCTTCGCTTCATCTTCATGCTCACGCGCAACGATCGCACCGTCGAGGACGCCCCGGAACAGCTCAAGACCGCCCTGAGTCTGGGCGTTCGTCACATCGGCTTCAAGGACATCGGCCTGCCGATCGACCGGCTCAAAGTTCTCAACCAGGCCATCAAGGCAGACGGTGCGACCTCCTATCTCGAAGTCGTTTCACTCGACCAGCAGAGTGAGATCGTTTCGGCGAAGGCGGCGGTCGACATCGGCGTCGACGTCTTGCTCGGCGGCACACGTGTTGACGACGTCCTGCCGATCCTTGCGGGCACGGACATTCAATACTGTCCCTTCCCGGGTCGCATCACGGGTCACCCCAGCGTGCTCGAAGGGAGCATCGAGGAGATCGTTGAAAGCGCCAAGGCGCTCACTGCGCGGGAGGGCGTGCACGGCCTCGACCTGCTCGCCTATCGCTCCAAGGAAAACGTCCCGGCCCTTATCAAAGCGGTGTGTGCGGCGGTGTCCAAGCCAGTCTATGTGGCCGGCTCGATTGATACGCCTGAGCGGATCGCCGCCCTGAAGGACGCAGGCGCCGCCGGCTTCACCATCGGCACGGCCGCGTTGGACGGCAAGTATCCCGCCGACGACAAGGACGTCGCTCTCCAGCTCGGGGCCATCATTCGCGACGTGGCCACGCTCAATCGGCATCTCTCGCCACTCCACAAGAAGAACCTTGCCAACTCATTCGGGCAGTTCAAGGAGACATGGTCGCCGAAGATCGCCGGTCAGATCAACGGCATGCAAATCAAGCTCGCCAAGTTCGCGGGCGAGTTCGCCTGGCGCTTTCACAGGAGCAGTGACGAGCTCTTCCTGGTGCACAAGGGCCGCCTGCTGATGAAATTCCGCGATCGGGACGAGATCATCGAGCAAGGCGAGTTCATCGTGGTCCCGCACGGGGTTGAGCATTGCCCTGTCGCGCTGGACGACATCTGCGAGGTCGTGCTGCTCGAACCCGGCACATCCATGGATGCCGGCACCGCTCACGACGTCAAGGGCTAG
- the pdxA gene encoding 4-hydroxythreonine-4-phosphate dehydrogenase PdxA yields the protein MTQIAPLAITMGDASGIGPEIVAKTLAKGGESVVVFGSAVVMENIVRRLDLGLKVKRIAEPQEARSEPRSIDVVEATQIIAPPPLGRVSAMSGQASFDAVVAAIAAAKTGKVSGIVTAPINKEAMASAGIGYPGHTEILAEYGGAKRVAMMLANDDIRTVLVTIHTSLRKAINEADFDAQMSAIRLANEGGKALGIAAPRVAVAGLNPHAGEGGLFGDEEIRIIGPAIAAARAEGIDASGPWPGDTVYMQARKGRFDVVVAQYHDQGLIPVKYLGLEKGVNITLGLPFVRTSPDHGTAFDIAGQGIADTGSLETALAYARRLVAAQIKTKEGVV from the coding sequence ATGACCCAAATCGCTCCCCTCGCCATCACCATGGGCGATGCCTCCGGCATCGGCCCGGAGATCGTGGCGAAGACATTGGCCAAAGGCGGTGAAAGCGTGGTCGTCTTCGGCAGCGCGGTCGTGATGGAGAATATCGTCCGTCGTCTGGATCTCGGCCTCAAGGTCAAGCGCATCGCCGAACCTCAAGAGGCGCGCTCTGAGCCGCGGTCCATCGACGTCGTCGAAGCGACGCAAATCATCGCGCCGCCTCCGCTCGGGCGCGTCAGCGCCATGTCCGGCCAAGCTTCCTTCGACGCCGTCGTCGCCGCCATCGCGGCAGCCAAAACCGGCAAGGTCAGCGGCATCGTCACCGCACCGATCAACAAGGAAGCGATGGCAAGCGCGGGCATTGGTTATCCCGGGCACACCGAGATTCTCGCCGAATATGGTGGCGCGAAGCGCGTCGCGATGATGCTGGCCAACGACGATATCCGCACGGTTCTCGTCACGATCCACACGTCGCTGCGCAAAGCCATCAATGAAGCGGATTTCGACGCGCAGATGTCGGCGATCCGGCTTGCAAACGAGGGTGGGAAGGCTCTCGGAATCGCGGCACCGCGCGTTGCGGTCGCGGGGCTCAACCCCCATGCCGGCGAAGGCGGTCTCTTCGGCGACGAGGAAATCCGGATCATTGGTCCCGCAATCGCGGCGGCACGCGCCGAGGGCATCGACGCCAGCGGCCCCTGGCCCGGCGACACCGTCTACATGCAGGCCCGCAAGGGCCGCTTCGATGTGGTCGTGGCCCAATATCACGATCAGGGCCTGATCCCCGTGAAATATCTCGGCCTCGAAAAGGGTGTGAACATCACGCTCGGCCTGCCGTTCGTCCGTACAAGCCCTGATCACGGCACGGCGTTCGACATTGCAGGCCAAGGTATTGCCGACACGGGAAGTCTCGAGACCGCGCTGGCTTACGCGCGAAGGCTCGTCGCCGCGCAAATCAAGACCAAGGAAGGGGTAGTCTAA
- a CDS encoding four-carbon acid sugar kinase family protein — MRTNGQSTIGILADDLTSAADGAAPFVQRGLRAVVGRRRLPLPNATILAVDSGSRSLPASQAMQRTSELSGQLASRDVLYKTVDSTLRGHVRAEMEAAFTASGRKMLVFAPAFPGAGRTTVGGVQLVDGIAVAETGYGRDPVHPARHSRLVELVPPSIGNVVILDAATQDELDIKIAALPDPESILWVGSPGMALALAKRLAPVQVASDVTLAGGSQILVVVGSANPRSHRQADRIGVEPGVALLRAPVERIDDPNSILRDIAQAAARRLVDERCDVVIATGGDTMEAILDSLDVSAFEILQELEPGFPLGRASVGNGRELLLAMKAGGFGDDDTLRRAVARLRACASVSEKVL; from the coding sequence ATGCGAACCAATGGCCAATCCACAATCGGCATTCTTGCCGACGACTTGACCAGCGCAGCGGATGGGGCCGCTCCGTTTGTGCAGCGGGGCCTGCGAGCCGTTGTCGGCCGACGCCGGCTGCCCCTACCGAACGCAACGATCCTTGCCGTCGATAGCGGATCACGATCGCTTCCAGCTTCGCAGGCGATGCAGCGAACATCCGAACTTTCCGGGCAACTCGCTTCACGGGATGTCCTCTACAAGACCGTGGACTCGACTCTTCGCGGCCATGTGAGGGCCGAAATGGAAGCGGCCTTCACCGCGAGCGGTCGCAAGATGCTGGTCTTCGCACCCGCGTTCCCTGGCGCTGGACGCACGACGGTTGGCGGCGTTCAGCTTGTGGACGGCATTGCGGTCGCGGAGACCGGCTATGGTCGCGATCCCGTCCATCCGGCGCGACACTCGCGGCTGGTTGAACTCGTCCCGCCCTCCATCGGCAATGTCGTCATCCTTGATGCTGCGACACAGGACGAACTCGACATAAAGATTGCGGCATTGCCGGATCCGGAATCGATTCTGTGGGTAGGCTCTCCGGGGATGGCTCTGGCTTTGGCGAAGCGGCTTGCGCCGGTTCAGGTTGCGTCTGACGTGACGCTGGCCGGTGGCAGCCAGATTCTTGTTGTTGTCGGCAGCGCTAACCCGCGCAGCCATCGTCAGGCCGATCGGATCGGGGTCGAGCCCGGTGTTGCTCTTTTGAGAGCTCCGGTGGAGCGTATCGATGACCCGAATTCCATCCTGCGCGACATTGCGCAGGCTGCGGCTCGAAGGCTGGTCGATGAGCGTTGCGACGTGGTGATAGCCACTGGCGGGGATACGATGGAAGCGATCCTCGATAGTCTTGACGTCTCTGCGTTCGAGATTCTGCAGGAGCTTGAGCCGGGGTTTCCGCTTGGCCGCGCGTCTGTCGGGAATGGACGAGAGCTGCTCCTCGCCATGAAGGCGGGCGGCTTTGGCGACGACGACACGCTACGCCGTGCGGTCGCACGGCTCCGCGCCTGCGCCTCGGTGTCAGAAAAGGTTCTGTGA